The following is a genomic window from Pyricularia oryzae 70-15 chromosome 5, whole genome shotgun sequence.
GCCGTGTACGATTATAATCATGAAAAAGGCGGCAGGATCCGGATCCTGATACTGCCAGAACAAAAAATGATACAAAACCCAAACCCCCTTATAATTCAAACCAAAACTCCTTGAACACCACTTGCCCGATGCATTTACTCCCGATGAACGCCGGCTTGATTACAGTCTTGGACGTCAGACAAAATCGCTCATAACGTCGTCAACACAATCCTTCACTTCGATTAGTCGCTACCGCGGCCCTTCTCGCGGTTGGTGGCACGCTCGCCCTTGACGCAGTGCTTGATGATCCAAGGGTGCTTTTGAACAGCGTCCAAAGAGAGCCTCTTGACAGGGTCAAGAACCAACAGCTAGAGAAGCACGAGTTAGCAAAACTTTCGAGCCCATATTCAAACCGGGGAGTGGACTGGAATCATACTTTCTTGATCAAATCACGGCACTCCGGGCTAACGAAAGACGGGATAGTCATATCGGCCCTGGCAATCCTCCTTTGGGTCATGACCGGAGTATCCTCAAAGGGCGCCTCGCCAACGACAAACTCGTAGGTCAGCACGCCCAAGCTCCAAAGGTCAACCTTTTCGTCATAAGTGTTGTCCTTGTTGCCAGACTTGATCATCTCTGGTGGGAGATAGTCGAGAGTTCCACAAAGCGTCTTGCGACGGTTGTTGGGAGCGTGCACGCTCCAACCAAAATCCGAAATCTTCAGCTCCCCGTGAAGGCCAACTAGGATGTTCTCGGGCTTGATATCCCGGTGGATGACGTGTTTCCGGTGGAGGTATTTGAGGGCGCTGGCCATTTGGGCGACATATTGGGCGGCCTTCCACTCCGGAAAGCGGTTTTCTTTGCGCAAATGCTTGTACAATTCACCTTTGCCTGCAAATTCGAGGATGAGGAATATCCGTTTGTTGTCATGGAAATGGCCATACATCTTCAGAATGTTTGGATGGCAGAGATTTGTTTGGATCTCGATTTCTCGTCGGACCTGTTTTTCAACACTGCCAGACTCAAGCTCCTTTTTGTACAGGACCTTGAGTGCACAGATGAAGCCGGTGGTACGCTCGCGGGCGAGGTATACACGGCCAAACTTTCCCTTGCCCAGAGGCCGTCCGATCTCGAACATACCAAGGTGGAATTCCTTAGGTACTCTCGGGGCCGAAGCTTCAACTTCCTCATTCGCGAGCTCATCTACGCTGGACGAGACTGAATCCTTTTTGTGTTTGCTGGGTGAAGGGGGCTCTCTGCTCTTGGGTGGTGGGGCCATTTTTCGTTGGGCTGCCTGGGATGGGAGTGTCACCGACGTGACTGTGTTTGCGCTTTGCGATTGTAGGGCGACCTTGAACAGGTTCGGTCTCGAACTGCCATGAGATATTTGTGCTGTAGACATGGAGATCTGCTCGGGATGTCAGCATTGATGGGTTACGTCGTGGCGAGTTGTTCGTAACCGTCTTTGGTTCAAGTGACTTACCTTGGACTTTTGTACCAATCTGTCACCGTGGTCGTTCTCATCGTTAACATTCAGGTGCTCGAAGCACTCTTCGAGTTGCATAGCTTTCGTTGCCATCTTGATGAGTTTTTGTCGACTTGGTGAGGCACGAAATCGAGCCTCGCCAAGCTTATGTGTAGGTACGGAGTTGAGGGAGAGGAGTTTACTGGAGGAGGGCGGAATCAATCAAAAAAACAGTGAGACTAGGTTCAGGAAACTGGGTGTTAATGCAGATAAATTGCCCGCGGATTAACGCGAGATTTCCCTCAGTGGAAAGAGGAAAGTACGAAGAGCAAGGCCTTTATTCGTTTGGTTGTAGCGGGGATTGGGAACAAGTGAACATTTCAAGTCTTCGGCACTCGCTTGGGTTGGTTGCTAGTTTGGGGCTTCAGCAATGTTTACGGCGGCTGCGGAGGTGGGCTGTGGTTGCCCAGCAACAGGGCTGATATTGCATCGGACCTGGGCTTCGCCTAGCGACCAGGATCATGCTACCCTTGCACATGGTTACGGTAAAACGCCTCTTGATTCTTTGCTGACTAGAAGAGGAGCAGTCCACAATCGCTTCAAAGTCAAATTTTGATCCCATCaatgtttctttttgggaTCGAATATTGGGCGAAGTAGTTCATGCATGTGGTGGAGGTTATCTGATTCAGTCGCAACAAGTGCTCGCCGTTGGATAATCGTATCCAACATGACTGACCCTAACCCCGCAACCATGATATTCCCAGTTGGAAGCTCCCCGCATACCTTTGACAAACGCAATAGGCCTT
Proteins encoded in this region:
- a CDS encoding AUR protein kinase translates to MATKAMQLEECFEHLNVNDENDHGDRLVQKSKISMSTAQISHGSSRPNLFKVALQSQSANTVTSVTLPSQAAQRKMAPPPKSREPPSPSKHKKDSVSSSVDELANEEVEASAPRVPKEFHLGMFEIGRPLGKGKFGRVYLARERTTGFICALKVLYKKELESGSVEKQVRREIEIQTNLCHPNILKMYGHFHDNKRIFLILEFAGKGELYKHLRKENRFPEWKAAQYVAQMASALKYLHRKHVIHRDIKPENILVGLHGELKISDFGWSVHAPNNRRKTLCGTLDYLPPEMIKSGNKDNTYDEKVDLWSLGVLTYEFVVGEAPFEDTPVMTQRRIARADMTIPSFVSPECRDLIKKLLVLDPVKRLSLDAVQKHPWIIKHCVKGERATNREKGRGSD